From a region of the Neobacillus niacini genome:
- a CDS encoding GNAT family N-acetyltransferase, whose translation MTGKDIDILHTWMQLPHIAPFWKLNVSRDRFAAYLDRTLNAENKRVFLVYVDDLPVAYLMAYSIFQDPVKDYYEAKSGDLGMHLLIGPREFLNKDDGLMLIRAMTAFLMKKYECGRIIGEPDVRNRIVIPILKRIGGERFGTITMPHKKAALMIGDRNRFYRYLLTKDVEFRKEPKLEDNTFWKAGAPCEKEPSN comes from the coding sequence GTGACTGGAAAAGATATAGATATCCTGCATACTTGGATGCAGCTTCCGCACATTGCCCCTTTTTGGAAGCTTAACGTGAGCAGAGATAGATTTGCCGCCTATTTGGACCGGACGCTTAACGCAGAAAATAAACGGGTTTTTCTCGTTTATGTAGATGATCTCCCTGTGGCCTACCTGATGGCGTACAGCATTTTTCAAGATCCCGTAAAAGACTATTACGAAGCAAAAAGTGGTGATCTTGGCATGCATCTGCTTATCGGACCGAGAGAATTCTTAAATAAAGACGATGGGCTTATGCTCATAAGAGCCATGACGGCCTTTCTTATGAAAAAATATGAGTGCGGACGCATCATAGGTGAGCCTGATGTAAGAAATCGAATTGTCATTCCGATTTTAAAGAGAATTGGCGGAGAAAGATTTGGCACCATTACGATGCCCCATAAGAAAGCAGCTTTAATGATAGGTGACAGAAATCGTTTTTACCGCTATTTATTGACGAAAGATGTTGAATTTAGGAAAGAGCCTAAACTGGAAGACAACACTTTTTGGAAAGCAGGAGCGCCATGTGAAAAGGAACCATCCAATTGA
- a CDS encoding alpha/beta hydrolase, with the protein MKRNHPIDQDLSDLLGRISEKMMELKHPPLEELTPEQSRFFYKEARTFFKPFESDGIQTHNVNVGEGNIPVRIYQPAGAEELPVFLFMHGGGWVFGDLDSADSLCTYFAKNAECLVISVGYRLAPEHPFPAALQDVMVVAQWALQNVWHWNGNPAQMAIGGESSGANLAAAAVLWMKELGSCPFHLQVLITPVLRHQFETDSYQSGYAFNLTKEKMEWFWNHYVTDARQGSHPFASPLNAKSHKDVPPLLLVTAEYDPLRDEGFQYAEKLKNEGVHVKHLHFRQLVHSFPNMIGQVKSADSAMMELAGTLKTKLRERFLFLIENENYFQKER; encoded by the coding sequence GTGAAAAGGAACCATCCAATTGATCAGGATCTATCAGATTTGCTTGGGCGCATCAGTGAAAAAATGATGGAACTTAAGCATCCGCCATTGGAGGAACTGACGCCTGAACAGTCGCGATTTTTTTATAAAGAAGCAAGAACATTTTTCAAGCCGTTTGAGTCAGACGGCATTCAAACACATAATGTCAATGTTGGTGAAGGGAATATCCCTGTCAGGATTTATCAGCCGGCAGGAGCCGAAGAACTGCCGGTTTTTCTATTTATGCATGGAGGGGGATGGGTCTTTGGAGATTTAGACAGTGCGGACTCATTATGCACGTATTTTGCAAAGAATGCGGAGTGCCTTGTGATTTCAGTAGGTTACAGGCTTGCTCCTGAACATCCGTTTCCGGCTGCACTGCAGGATGTCATGGTTGTGGCACAATGGGCGCTTCAAAATGTTTGGCACTGGAACGGAAATCCTGCTCAGATGGCGATTGGAGGCGAATCGTCTGGAGCGAATCTTGCAGCAGCGGCAGTCCTCTGGATGAAGGAACTTGGAAGCTGTCCTTTTCATCTTCAAGTCCTTATTACTCCTGTACTTCGTCATCAGTTTGAAACGGATTCCTATCAATCTGGGTATGCATTTAATTTGACGAAAGAAAAAATGGAGTGGTTTTGGAACCATTACGTAACCGATGCGAGACAGGGAAGCCATCCATTTGCTTCTCCTCTGAATGCCAAAAGTCATAAAGATGTGCCGCCATTGCTTTTGGTAACGGCAGAATATGATCCGTTAAGAGATGAAGGATTCCAGTATGCGGAAAAACTTAAAAACGAAGGGGTTCATGTGAAACATCTGCATTTCAGGCAGCTCGTTCACAGTTTTCCTAATATGATCGGCCAGGTCAAAAGTGCAGATTCAGCCATGATGGAACTGGCCGGAACTTTAAAAACGAAGCTAAGAGAACGTTTTTTATTTTTAATTGAGAATGAGAATTATTTTCAAAAAGAAAGGTGA
- a CDS encoding aspartate aminotransferase family protein: protein MLTNEFYLNSQNKRESNARSYPRRIPIAISEAEGIYVKDVENKTYIDCLAGAGTLALGHNHPVVVEAIEKVIRGKRPLHTLDLTTPMKEEFVEELFAALPASFAENAKIQFCGPSGSDAIEAAMKLVKTATGRGGMLSFQGGYHGMTNGSLSLMGNLGPKTKIPNLMSEVHFLPYPYAYRCPFGIGGEEGAAVGSTFIERTLNDPESGIVKPAGMVMEVVQGEGGAIPAPDEWVKQVRRITSEQQIPLIVDEVQTGFGRTGKMFAFEHAGITPDVVVLSKAIGGTLPLAVVVYHKDLDQWEPGAHSGTFRGNQLAIAAGTATMKFIKREKLDEQAALLGDFLMLRLKEMKQDVQSIGDVRGLGLMVGAEIVDKTAPADALGSYPANPQLAKKIQQECFKRGLILELGGRHGSTVRFLPPLIITKDQLETVCDLFFEAAMAAEKAFMPSFV, encoded by the coding sequence TTGCTGACAAATGAATTCTACCTAAACAGTCAAAACAAACGGGAATCGAATGCAAGATCCTATCCGCGCAGAATTCCGATTGCCATCAGTGAAGCAGAAGGGATTTATGTAAAAGACGTAGAGAACAAAACGTACATAGACTGTCTAGCAGGAGCAGGCACACTTGCACTTGGCCATAACCATCCTGTTGTGGTTGAGGCAATTGAAAAGGTAATCAGAGGGAAACGCCCGCTTCACACGCTTGATCTTACGACGCCAATGAAAGAGGAGTTTGTGGAAGAATTGTTTGCTGCACTGCCGGCCTCATTTGCAGAAAATGCGAAGATTCAATTTTGCGGCCCATCTGGTTCAGATGCGATTGAAGCAGCAATGAAGCTGGTGAAAACGGCAACTGGAAGGGGCGGAATGCTCTCGTTTCAAGGCGGATACCACGGAATGACCAATGGATCCCTCAGCCTCATGGGGAATCTTGGTCCGAAGACGAAAATTCCGAATCTGATGTCTGAAGTTCACTTTCTTCCATATCCATATGCATACCGCTGTCCGTTTGGCATTGGGGGAGAAGAAGGAGCAGCAGTTGGATCGACATTCATTGAACGGACCTTGAATGATCCGGAATCAGGGATTGTAAAGCCTGCGGGAATGGTCATGGAAGTTGTTCAGGGTGAGGGAGGCGCCATACCTGCACCAGATGAATGGGTGAAGCAAGTCCGCCGGATTACTTCTGAACAGCAGATTCCACTTATTGTGGATGAAGTGCAGACAGGATTCGGGCGTACGGGAAAAATGTTTGCATTTGAGCATGCGGGCATTACTCCTGATGTGGTTGTTTTATCAAAAGCAATTGGCGGTACTCTTCCTCTTGCGGTCGTTGTCTATCACAAAGATTTAGACCAGTGGGAGCCTGGCGCTCATTCAGGAACCTTCCGCGGTAATCAGCTTGCCATTGCTGCAGGTACCGCAACAATGAAGTTTATTAAGCGGGAAAAACTTGACGAGCAGGCAGCTCTGCTTGGAGACTTCCTCATGCTGCGCTTAAAGGAAATGAAACAAGATGTCCAATCCATTGGTGACGTCCGAGGTTTAGGTCTTATGGTTGGGGCCGAAATCGTTGACAAAACTGCTCCTGCAGATGCTCTCGGAAGTTATCCTGCAAATCCGCAGCTGGCTAAGAAAATTCAGCAGGAATGCTTTAAACGAGGACTGATCCTGGAGCTTGGCGGCCGCCACGGAAGTACGGTCAGATTCCTGCCTCCGCTGATTATCACAAAAGACCAGCTTGAAACGGTGTGCGACCTGTTTTTCGAAGCGGCTATGGCAGCGGAAAAAGCGTTTATGCCAAGTTTCGTATAG
- a CDS encoding pyridoxal phosphate-dependent decarboxylase family protein yields the protein MTASVKTKIDAFFLTNSQGSMESYQHVMTQAMETLKSAVLANAPFSGASPQLVKEGLEAQFPEFLPEAAGSPKEVFDKLSSAVVDHAISVHHPLCAAHLHCPPMLPGLAAEVLISGLNLSMDSWDQSGAATMVEQMVMDGLCTLFGLYEGDGVMTSGGTQSNLMGLLLARERAAIKLWNWDIKKQGLPVKHHLLKILCSDAAHFSVQQAASVLGLGEEAVIPVKTDAAHRMCMNDLEKKLKQLKKEGKIPFALIATAGTTDFGAIDPLEKMSQAAKQYDLWFHVDAAYGGGLMMSDQHKHKLKGIDKADSITVDFHKMFYQPISCGAFLVKDRSSFSYMKRHADYLNPEEDDEEEVPNLVGKSLQTTRRFDALKPFLSFQLISRSDWSEIIRRTLSLAKDAYKMLEHDSSFTVMHKPELSTVVFRYTGDGMLTEDAINLLNYRIRDRLLANGEAVIARTKVKGHACLKFTLLNPLAEAEDLSKLIQRIKEIGQNEWRRLQNEQGRS from the coding sequence ATGACAGCCAGTGTAAAAACAAAAATCGACGCTTTTTTTCTAACAAATTCACAAGGCAGCATGGAAAGCTATCAACATGTGATGACCCAAGCGATGGAAACGCTGAAATCAGCCGTTCTTGCAAATGCTCCATTCAGCGGTGCTTCTCCTCAGCTTGTTAAGGAAGGACTTGAAGCTCAATTTCCCGAGTTCCTCCCTGAAGCTGCCGGCAGTCCCAAGGAGGTTTTTGACAAGCTTTCATCTGCGGTTGTTGACCATGCCATCTCTGTCCATCATCCGTTATGTGCAGCACATCTACACTGTCCGCCGATGCTGCCTGGTTTAGCAGCTGAAGTGCTGATTTCAGGATTGAATCTTTCAATGGACTCCTGGGACCAAAGCGGCGCAGCAACCATGGTGGAGCAGATGGTCATGGATGGGCTTTGCACCCTTTTCGGTCTTTATGAAGGTGACGGGGTCATGACGAGTGGAGGAACACAATCTAATTTGATGGGGCTTCTTCTTGCAAGAGAGCGTGCAGCTATAAAGCTTTGGAACTGGGATATTAAGAAGCAGGGTCTCCCTGTAAAACACCACCTTCTTAAAATTCTCTGCTCGGATGCAGCCCATTTTTCCGTACAGCAGGCAGCCTCTGTTTTAGGGCTTGGAGAAGAAGCTGTCATTCCTGTAAAAACAGATGCTGCCCACAGGATGTGCATGAACGATTTAGAAAAAAAGCTGAAGCAGCTTAAAAAAGAAGGAAAGATTCCTTTTGCTCTAATCGCCACAGCAGGCACAACTGATTTTGGAGCCATAGATCCCCTGGAAAAAATGAGTCAGGCCGCTAAGCAATACGATCTTTGGTTCCATGTGGATGCGGCGTATGGGGGAGGCCTCATGATGTCAGATCAGCACAAACACAAACTGAAAGGCATTGATAAGGCGGACTCCATCACCGTTGATTTTCACAAAATGTTTTACCAGCCAATCAGCTGTGGGGCGTTCCTGGTAAAAGACCGCAGCTCGTTTTCCTATATGAAGCGGCACGCAGATTACCTTAACCCAGAGGAAGATGATGAAGAAGAGGTACCGAATCTTGTAGGAAAATCCCTGCAGACAACAAGAAGATTTGATGCGTTAAAACCCTTCCTATCCTTTCAGCTGATAAGCAGGAGCGACTGGTCAGAAATCATCCGCCGTACCCTTTCCCTTGCAAAGGACGCATATAAAATGCTTGAACATGACAGTTCATTTACGGTTATGCATAAACCTGAGCTGAGCACGGTTGTTTTCAGGTATACAGGGGACGGTATGCTTACAGAGGATGCCATCAATCTTCTAAACTACCGGATTCGGGACAGGCTGCTTGCAAATGGAGAAGCCGTCATTGCCCGTACAAAGGTAAAAGGGCATGCTTGCCTGAAATTTACTCTATTAAATCCTCTCGCAGAAGCAGAGGATCTGTCAAAACTGATCCAGAGAATAAAAGAAATCGGACAAAATGAATGGAGGAGGCTTCAGAATGAACAGGGAAGAAGCTAG
- a CDS encoding IucA/IucC family protein, with protein sequence MNREEARKRAEYATLQSYLNCYIRETGKGSLTEDVPPELKHAHSGKWMKLSLKNKSALYIPLAYYSETGRHLVGPVVYMGSEKLNFMDCIDVTLIDLNAGKPDEKKNELLNRISQSCTLMAAFIEERSGEEDELYGTDFDFLAAEQSLLFGHLFHPAPKSREGMNEEEIRSYSPELKGSFPLHYFRAPADLVYSKSLLPHSAIQQIKQMVLDDPEITNDFKNKYAKEDGHALLPLHPWQAKYVLQDHEIKSLAEAGAIEDLGQQGRSYFATSSLRTVFHPDVPFMLKFSLNIKITNSVRANLMKELERGAEVKELMEAGLGKEISDEFPQFRFVHDPAFLTLKLEDRKESGFEVILRDNPFYQENADQTTAIVSLCQDGLKRGTSRLSSIIRGIADKENRTTSEISSDWLKRYLEISLKPILWLYYEKGIALEAHQQNSIVQLNDGYPERFFYRDNQGFYFCESKKSVLESFLPEAGQRSETFCSDTVADERLRYYFFFNHLFGIVNAFGTAGLADERMLLKIIQEEMEAYSVPDGHPSQLIKSFLEREKLPCKANLMTRFHDLDELVGPLETQSVYVDVPNPLLKKEAVASL encoded by the coding sequence ATGAACAGGGAAGAAGCTAGAAAACGTGCAGAGTATGCTACGCTGCAAAGCTATTTAAATTGTTATATCCGTGAGACGGGAAAAGGCTCTTTAACAGAGGATGTTCCACCAGAGCTTAAACATGCCCATTCAGGCAAATGGATGAAGCTTTCGCTTAAAAATAAATCTGCTTTATACATACCTTTAGCTTATTATTCAGAAACAGGACGCCACTTAGTTGGACCAGTAGTTTATATGGGTTCTGAAAAACTGAATTTCATGGACTGCATTGATGTGACGTTAATAGACTTGAATGCTGGCAAGCCGGATGAAAAAAAGAATGAGCTGCTTAACCGCATTTCCCAGAGCTGTACGCTGATGGCAGCATTTATTGAAGAACGTTCAGGCGAAGAAGACGAACTGTATGGCACAGACTTTGATTTCCTTGCAGCAGAGCAGTCGCTTTTATTTGGACACCTGTTTCATCCTGCACCAAAAAGCAGGGAAGGGATGAATGAAGAGGAAATCAGATCCTATTCACCTGAATTAAAAGGCTCCTTTCCGCTGCATTATTTCAGAGCTCCTGCTGACCTTGTTTATTCTAAATCCCTGCTTCCGCATTCAGCCATTCAGCAGATTAAGCAAATGGTCCTTGATGATCCGGAAATAACAAATGACTTCAAAAACAAGTATGCAAAAGAGGACGGGCACGCGCTGCTTCCGCTGCATCCGTGGCAGGCAAAATATGTCCTTCAAGATCATGAGATTAAGAGTCTTGCAGAAGCGGGAGCTATTGAAGACCTTGGACAGCAAGGACGTTCTTACTTTGCCACCTCCTCACTGAGAACAGTATTTCATCCTGATGTGCCGTTTATGCTGAAGTTTTCATTGAACATAAAAATTACGAATTCTGTACGGGCTAATTTAATGAAGGAACTAGAACGCGGCGCAGAGGTAAAAGAACTGATGGAGGCCGGCCTCGGGAAGGAAATTTCAGATGAGTTTCCGCAGTTCAGGTTTGTTCACGATCCGGCATTTCTCACCTTGAAGCTGGAGGACAGGAAAGAATCCGGGTTCGAAGTCATCCTTCGAGATAACCCGTTTTATCAGGAAAATGCGGATCAAACAACGGCCATCGTCTCTTTATGCCAAGATGGACTGAAAAGAGGAACATCAAGACTTTCAAGCATAATCCGCGGCATAGCAGATAAAGAAAACCGCACCACAAGCGAAATCAGTTCGGACTGGCTAAAGCGTTACTTGGAGATTTCCCTAAAACCGATTCTCTGGCTTTATTATGAGAAGGGGATCGCACTCGAGGCTCATCAGCAAAACAGCATTGTTCAGTTGAATGACGGATATCCTGAGCGATTCTTTTACCGTGATAATCAAGGATTTTACTTCTGTGAATCAAAGAAGAGCGTACTTGAGTCATTTCTTCCTGAAGCGGGACAGAGAAGCGAAACCTTCTGTTCAGATACAGTAGCAGATGAGCGTCTGCGCTACTATTTCTTTTTCAATCATTTGTTCGGTATTGTGAATGCTTTCGGGACGGCAGGACTGGCAGACGAACGCATGCTGCTTAAGATCATCCAGGAAGAAATGGAAGCTTATTCTGTTCCAGATGGACATCCTTCTCAGCTTATAAAAAGCTTCCTGGAACGCGAGAAACTACCTTGCAAGGCCAATCTCATGACACGATTCCACGACTTAGATGAGCTTGTAGGTCCCCTTGAAACTCAGTCTGTGTATGTGGATGTTCCAAATCCACTGTTAAAAAAGGAGGCCGTCGCTTCATTATGA